The following nucleotide sequence is from uncultured Ilyobacter sp..
TTCATAGCCAGTGACGAGTGTGAAGTCAGCGATGAGTTCAAAGAGATGTATATCAATTCAAAAGAAGGGGACGTTGTAGAAATAATGAGTTCTGCCGGACTCCCTGCTAACGCTATAATCTCACCTTATGTAGAAAAAATACTCAACAAAGAAACAGAAAGACCTACAAAATGTAGTGGGTGTCTTAAAAAATGTACCATGACATTTTGTGTAAATGAAAGACTCGTCAAAGGACACGAAGGAAACCATGAAGAGGGAATATTCTTTGCCGGAAAAGATGCGTGGAAAATCGAGGAAATTCTTTCTGTAGAAGATATTATGAAAAAATTCAGAGAAGTTTTCTAAATTTTTCTTAACTTTTTTTGAAGATTTGTTTATAATCTAACTTGATGTATCTTACCTTAGGAGGAAATTTATGATTAAAAATAGTGTTTGCGAACTTCTCAATATAGAGTATCCGATATTTCAGGGGGCCATGGCTTGGATTGCCGATGGTCACCTGGCAGGTCATGTATCTAAAGCGGGGGGACTAGGGATAATAGCAGGCGGAGGAATGCCTGCTGAAATTCTAAGAGAAGAGATCAAAATAGTAAAATCAATCACCGGCAAACCCTTTGCAGTAAACCTTATGCTGATGATGGAAGAGGTCGCTGCCCAAGTAGAGGTCTGTATAGAGGAGGGGGTTCCTGTAGTGACAACAGGTGCAGGTAATCCAGCTCCTTATATGGCAAAATTAAAAGCTGCAGGGATAAAAGTGGTACCTGTGGTTCCTTCTGTAGCCCTTGCAAAAAGAATGGAAAAAATAGGTGCAGATGCCTTAATTGCAGAAGGTACAGAAGCTGGAGGACATATCGGTCAGCTGACTACTATGACACTGGTTCCTCAAGTAGTAGACGCTGTAAATATACCTGTAATAGCTGCTGGAGGAATAGCCAGTGGAAGGCAATTTATGGCTGCCTTGGCGTTAGGAGCAAATGCTGTGCAAGTTGGGACAAGGTTTATAGTAGCTCACGAGTGTAATGTCCATGACAATTATAAAAATGTTATTTTAAAAGCAAAAGATAGGTCAACTGTTGCAACAGGAAACCATACAGGACATCCAGTGAGAGTAATAAATAACAAACTTGCAAAGGATCTAATCCAACTTGAAAAGGAAGGTGCTCCTGCTGAAAAGCTTGAAGAGATGGGTAAAGGAAGTCTGAGATTGGCCGTTAAGGACGGAGACGTAGTAAATGGTAGTGTTATGGCCGGTCAGGTAGCATCTATGATCTGTGAAAAGCAAAGCTGTCAAGATATTATTTTGGACTTGATGGAGGATTTAAAGAATAAAATTACTCATTTTAAAGGAAATTATTAATAATTTTTATGATGAGAACCATAATTAAAGAGATGCCCTCTCAAACTGGGAGAGGGCATATTTTATTTTTTTTAAACCAGATCAATTTTATCCTTTAAACATTTTTCCAAATAGGGATCTATATTCCACATCTTTTTAAATTCATAATACTCTGATTTCGATTTCTTGCTTGGAGAATTTTTATTTATAGCTCTTATGACTATGTTTTTGGGAGTGTGCTCAGTATCTATAAACTCAAAAATCTCAACAGAATAACCTAGTATTTCTAAGATATTACCTCTTATAGAGTCAGTTATCATTGAGGATAGTCTCTCTTTAAGAATTCCATGTTTCAGTATAGGGGACATCACTTCATTACTAAGCTGCCTGAAGAGTTCATGCTGACAGCAAGGAACTAGCAAAAGAAGTTTTGTGTTCCAGTCAACAGCCTTTATAAGAGCATCATCTGTGGCAGTGTCACAAGCATGAAGGGTTATTACTATATCTATATCATTATAATCTTCAAAACCTTTTATATCACCTATTTTAAAATTAAGATTTTCATAACCCAATTCTTCTGAAACTTTGTTACAATAGTTTATGACATCAACCTTTAGATCAAGGCCTATTATCTCAACCTCTATACCCAGTTTCTCTCTGAGATACCAGTATAAGGCAAATGTAAGGTATGCCTTCCCCGATCCAAAATCAACTATCTTAAGCTTTCTTTTGGTATCTAGATTTTTTATAGAGTCCTCTATAATTTCCAGATATTTATTTATCTGCCTAAATTTATCATATTTATTTTTATAGACCTTACCTTCAGCATCCATAACTCCAAGTTTATATAGGAAATTACAAGGTTTACCTTCCTCTATCAAATAATTTTTCTTTCTGTTGTGTGTAAGATTTTTTTCCTGAGTTTTAGTGGGTTTATTTTTAATGATTTTCACCTGATTTTTCTTGTTTAGCAGAAGCTGATAATCTCCCTCTGACGCAAAGATTATCCCCTGTTTAAAGTAAGCCTCAAGGAGCCCTAAAATCTCTTCCACTGCCTCTTCAGAGCTCATATTTCTATGAGTAGTATTTTTATCAAAAATATAAGAAAACTGATACTGTTGTTTTTCTTTTGATAAAAAAGGCTTTATCGATACCTTATTGAAATCCACGTCAGATCCCTTTTTTTTATTACTCAGTGTAGCCGATATCATCGACCCCTCTGAACTTATTTTCTCTAGTAATTTTTTTAATTTATCCATCTATATCATCTCCAACCTTCATATATGACAGTTTCTCAAGAAACATATCTATAAATATATTCAATCTCTTTATTCTATCATGTATTCAAATTTTTATAAAGAGTTGCAGAAAGATTCCCCTATACCATTTCAATCATAGTCCCTCTCTCTCCTGGTACAGCTGCATAAACCTCTAGCTTTCTAGGCACACGCTCCTTTATATCCTCTACATGGGTTATTATTCCGACCTTTAGCTTTTCCTGATTTTTAAGGGTTTCAAGGGAGGTTATGACCCTGTCAAGAAGGGAGGAATCCAAGGTTCCAAAGCCCTCGTCAAGAAAGAAAAATTCGAGCTGAGATTTTCCTTTGAGCTGTATCTGATTGGAAAGGGCCAGAGCTAGTGAAAGAGATACGAGGAAGGTTTCTCCTCCAGACAGTGTGGAACTCCTCCTTTTTGCTCCTCCGTTGAAGTTATCTACTACAAGAAAGTTTGCCGAGTCATCTATTGTAAGACTGTATTTACCATTTGTTATTCTAGAAAGCCTTAAGGCTGCATTTGAAACTATTCCCTTAAGTCTGCTCACGGCAAGGTACTCTACAAAGGCATTTCCCTGAAAAAGTTTTGACAGATCCTCTAAAAGATCGAGCTCTTTTTTCTTGATAGCTAACTTATTTTTTAACCCCCCCACCTCTTTTAAAAGTTTTTCCATATCCGTCAGATTCTTTTCGAGGAGAAGGATTCTACTGTCCAGCTCTTTTTTTAGATTTTCAAGCTCGATTTTCTCCTCTTGCAAGGTCTCCCATTGTGATTTTGTAATCACTCTGCCGTTAATTTTGCCGTCGAGGTTATCTAAGGAGATTTTATTTTTTTCATATTTATCCTTATACTCTTTAATCCAGTTTTTAAGATTATTCATCTCATCTTCTGCAATAAAGGATTCCTCAACCTCATTTTTAGATATAAATCCAAAACTCTCCATCTTCTCCTTTGCTTCTTTGCTGTAAAGTTTCGCCTGAGATTCTTTTTCTTTAAGAGAACCATTTATTTCTGACAGACTGTTCTTTATATTGCCAATAACTTCATTCAATTTATCCTGAAGTTTACTTTTATCTCTCATATCTGATCTTAGCTCTGTGAGTTCTTTTTTTATATCTTGCTGTTCTTTTTTTATTTCTTTCATTTCAGAAAGGCATCTTTCAAGCTCCTCTATAAGCAGGTCATCAGACATATATGCAGGAACTGTCTCCTCTAATTGTTTTTTTATGAGATTTTTCTTATTGTTTTTATCCTTCTCTGATTCTTTATGGTTTTTCAGAAACCTTTGACAATTTTCCTTTTTCTCAGCCAAAAGTATTTTATCTGTGGAAAGTTTGTTTTTTAAGCTTGTGAGTTTTTCTTTTTTTATAGCTATCTTCTGGTTTTTAATATCTATCTTTTCAAACTCTTTTTTCATTTTTTCAATTTCAGAATCCATATCTGATGTGTTTCTTCCCTTTAGCTGAATTTTTTTGTTTTCAAGATCAGAAGATATTTTTTCTAAGTTTATTCTGTACAATTTTTTTTCAGTAGATTTTTTATCTGCTTCTATAGCCTCTATGAGACTGTCATCTGCATTTCCGTAAAAATTTTCTGCTATATGAGGGTGATTTTTAGAGCCACACACTGGGCAGGGTTCTCCCTCTTTTAGGTTTTTTGCTAGTCTCTGTGCAATCTCACCATCTTTAGATTCACAGGCTTTTTTTAGATCTTCATCTTTTGATAAAAGAGTTTTTTCTAAGGCAACCTTTTCCTTTTCGGCCTCTGACAGATTCTTTTCCAGTGATTTTACATCTTCCTCTAAAAACTCAACCTCTTTTCTCTCAATATTAAGGGTCTCAATTTTCTTTCGGATACTTTCAAGAACATCACTGTCTTCAACTTCCAAGTTTTCTAACTTTTTCTGAATCTCCTCTAGATTTTTTATATTTTCTTTTCCATTCTTTTGGAGAGTCATAAGATTGGTTTTTTCTTCCGAGATCTTTTCACCAAGATGAGTTAATTCACTGTCTAGTTCTAAAAAACTTTTTCCAATATGAACTCCGTTACTTACAGCATCATACTCCTCGGGATCTAAATCTATATTTTGATCTCTTTCCATCAGTTTTTTTTCAGAAACTTGGAGTTTTTCTAAAGTATCTAAAAGATTTTCTTTTTCATTTGATTTTTCTAAAAGCTCTTTTCCCAATAGTTCAGCCTTCTTCTTGTATTCACTTATATCCTCTTCACACTGATAAAACTTATTAAAAAAATCCATCACCTGAGCTGATTTTTCACCTTTTTTTATTTTTTTCTCCGTATTTTCTGCCCTTTCTTTATGAGAATCCAAAGAGTTTTTTTCATCTAAAAGTCCAGTTTTTTCAAGAAGAAGTTTATAAACTTCCTCTTTATCAGAATACTCTTTCATAAAAATTTCCAACTTTTCTACAAGCTCTTTTTTTGACTCTTGAAGTTTATCAAACTCTTCTTTTTTCTCTTGGAGTTCTTCAAGGCTGACGTCTCCCTTTCCCAAAATAATATTATCTAGTGCAGCCACTTCCTTTTCCTTGGAGTTTTTCTCTCCAGAAAGTTTAGTCATGAGTTTTCTGCCGTACTCCTCGAGACCAAAGACCCTTTCTAGCATATTTCTCTTCTCTTTGCCTGTGAGTTTTAAAAACTCGCTGAATTTTCCCTGAGGAAGTACCACAGATCTTGTAAAATCGTCCATAGAGAGACCTATTATCTCCCCTATACAGCTGTTTACATCTCCTACCTTGTCAGCCTTTATCTCGCCGTTTACCATAAAACTCGCCTTAGACTGTCCAAGTTCATTTTTATTTTTCATCTTTGGAAAGGTTCTCTCTACATAATATCTCTCCTCTCCTATAAAAAACTCATAAGCTACCATTATTTTTTCAGAATTTATATTCAGAAGGTGAATGAGCTTATCCTCCTTCGTATCCTTTATCCTGACAACATTTCCATAAAGAGCCAGGGTCAATGCGTCAAGTATAGTCGACTTACCGCTTCCTGTCTCTCCGAATATTCCAAAGAGTCCGTGCTCAGTAAGGGTCTCAAAATCTATAGTCTGTTTCTCGTTAAAACTCTGAAGCCCTTGGATTTCAAGTTTTATAGGTCTCATTTATTCCACCTCTCCTGTAATTCTCATGAAAACTTCCATAATTTCTTTAGAAGGTTCACTGTTTCTGTTTTTTTTGTAAAAATTCGTAAAGGCTTTTGTTATATTTTCAGGTGTATACTCATTTATTTCAAAGGAGTTGCTGTCCTCCCATCTTACTTTTGGGATTATCTCTATAACATTTTTATTGGCCTTTATGGCCCTTACCTCACTGCTGTCAAGGGGTCTGTCTGTATCTATCTCAAGATAGATCCATTCCTCTTCCCCCTGAAGAGATTCTGATTTTTCAATGGCCTTTTCTATTCCCTCTATACAATATCTCTTTATGGGCTTATAGTTCTCTACCTCTATACTTTTTATCTCTGTATTCAACTCTCCATTTAGCACAGCGGTGTATACCTTTTTGGGGTATCTGTTTTCACTGACTCTGTACTCTATGGGAGATCCAGAGTATACCGCTCTTTTTTTCTCAAAACACATGGCTCTGTGTATATGCCCCAGGGCTATGTAATCTGCATCTGGTAGATCACGCAGATTTACAGCCATACTACCACCTAGCTCTATAGATCTCTCGTCACCGTCTCCAGAGGAACCTGTGAGAAATATGTGTGTCATTATTATCCCGGGAATCCCCCTAGGTTTTTCATTTATCCCCTCTTGCAGTATCTTTCCGATTCTTTTGCTGTAGCTGATCTGCTCCTTAGATTCCCCTGATCCTGTGAATTTTTCTCCCAAAGACTTTTCTCCAGGATAAGGAAGGGCATAGATATACACTCTCTTACCAGAGATATCTATCTCTATTCCCCCCTTTACAGAAGAAACCACCTTATATTCCCCGTAGATTCCAGTCTCTTTTTTCTCAAATGGCTTCTCAAATATAATTATCCCCATCTCTCTAGATAAGGGATTGCTAGCCGCAAGACGCTCTGCACTGTCATGATTCCCCGGTATTATCACGACAGGTCTTTTCCCACCATCAGACAGCTTTTTTACGCTTCTGTAAAAGAGTCTTTCTGCATCACTAGGTGGATTTGGGACATCGTAAATATCCCCGGCTACCAGCACCATATCCACCTCTTCCCCTTCTGCTATTCTCACAAGATTTTCCATAAATTTTTCCTGCTCAGATATTCTGCTGTAACCTTCAAGTTTCTTCCCAAGATGCCAGTCTGATGTATGTAAAATTTTCATAGTTGATCTCCTTCTAAATTATTTTAATGTTTTCAAAATTATTTAATCTATTTAAATTTGTGTTATTATCTCGTCATAAAAAGTTAAACAAATTTAATTATTCTGTTAAAGTTCCTCAGATAAATTAATTATCTTAAGTGCTACATGAAAAAATTTTAGATAAATTCAGTAATTTATCTAAATATCAGAATCAAAAGATTTTGTCACGAATGGACACTAATAAAAGATAAGGGAATTAACACGAATAATAAAAAAAACCTTTTGGTCACAGAGAAAAGAAGAGAGTATCACGGAGGAGAGCGATATTAAAGTCAAAAGATTTTATCACGAATGGACACTAATAAAAGATAGGGAAATTAACACGAATAAGGATAAAATCTTTTGGCCACAGAGGACGCAGAGAAAAAGAGGGAGTTTCACAGAATTAAAAGCAAAACTATAAATGTTTTTTTTGCGAGAGGTTTTTATCCCTTTTCCCTTGCCATTGACAAAATCAGCGTTAAGAATGACCGAAGTGGAATCCTTAGAAAAAATCGACTGTTTGAGCGTAGCGAGTTTCGAGTTTTTCTTGGATTTTCAAGGTTATTTAGCTGATTTTTCATAGGCTTGAACTTTTGGTTACTTTTCTTTCAAGAGAAAAGTAACGAATCCCGATAAATTCAATACTTTAATTTCAAATAAAAGTAGCAACTTAGCTTAAGTATACACCTGACTACGATACACATAAAGTCTTTTTCCAAATTTTATGGTTTATTTTTTTGCCAATGAGTTGTAAAATTAAGATATTAAAAAGAACCAGACTGAAAAATCGGAGGGATATATGAAAGAACTAATAATAGAACTGCTAAAAAGAAACGGTGTGGGTTCACAACTGAGCCAGTATATCGGCTATATGATTTTAATCTGCATGGTCATAATTGCCGCAGTAGTGGCAGACCTCATTTCTAAGAAAGTCATCCTCATCGCTGTGGAAAAACTTGTGAAAAAAACAAAAAACAGATTTGACGATATATTCATGGAAAAAAAGGGGTTTCGTTATCTATCCCAGATAGCACCGGCCATAGTTATATATCTCTCTGCAGGGATGTTTCCCCTTATCAAAACCGGACTTCATAAACTATCGCTTATTTACCTTATAATAATAACGATAATCGTCTTATTCAAGCTTATGGAATCCATAGAGGAGGTCTATTCTGGCCTAAATATATCAAAGGAGAGGCCGATAAAGGGATATATCCAGGTCTTTCAGATGATAGCCACGATCATCGGGGGAATAATGATTATCTCTAACCTTATGAATAAGTCTCCATGGAAGTTATTGAGTGGTATAGGGGCTGTAACTGCCATCGTTTTACTTATTTTCAAAGACTCTATTTTAGGTTTTGTGGCTGGAATACAGCTGGCTGCCAATAATATGATCAGAATCGGCGACTGGATAGAGATGCCAAAATATAACGCCGACGGAGATGTAATAGAGATAAATTTGACAACTGTAAAGGTATGCAACTTCGACAAGACTATCACCACAATACCTGTATATGCCTTTATATCAGACTCCTTCAAGAACTGGAGGGGGATGTCTGAGTCTGGAGGTCGGAGGATAAAAAGACCCATATACATCGATGCTAGCACAATAAAAATCTGTACAAATGAGATGATTGAGAAGTATAAAAAAATTTCATATATTTCCGAATATGTAGAAGAAAAAAGTCTAGAAGTGGATGAGTACAACAAAAATAAAAATATTGATATCTCTCAGACTGTCAACGGTAGAAGATTGACAAATATAGGTACTTTCAGGCACTATGTTCTCTCATATCTCAAGAATAATCCTGAAATCAACCAGAATATGACACTTCTCGTGAGACAGCTTGAGATCACTCCCCAGGGACTGCCCATTGAAATTTACGCCTTTTCAAAGGATGTAGTTTGGCAGAACTACGAGAAAATACAGTCTGATATATTTGACCACCTTCTAGCTGTACTTCCTGAATTTGACCTAAAGGTATTTCAAAATCCATCGGGAAACGATTTCAAGAATAGCCTTCTAGGAATTAATAATTCAGGCCTTCAGTGAACTTGATAAAATTTTAAAAGTAAAAGGGTTTTTATCCTCTGAGTAGTAAATGAGGTTAATGAGTCCCTTATTACTATTTTTTTATACGAGGTGTTTTTTATGAAAATAAATAAAACACTTATTATCAGTGTGTTTGTCGGAGCACCGATTATATATATTAATTTAAAAGTTTTCTTTGAAAATCTGGGTCTAGATAGCACCCTTTACTTTTTATATATTTTGATATTTGTTATCGCAGTTGTGATGGGAGTTTGTGTGGTGAATTTTTTCGTTAAACTCAATAAAAAAAAGAAGCGTAAATTTTTTCCCAGCGAAACTGACTCAAAATATATCTATCACAGGGGAGAGGAAAAAATTGAAATATTTGAAAGAGAGATAACCAAAAGAAAAGAGATCAAAAAAAGATTAAAAAATAATCTTATCAGAATTCCCAATGAAAGATTATTTGATGGAAAAAATATTCTGAAAAAACTAGACCATGAAATTATAAAAGCCAAAACAGATGGGCTTCCTCTGGTTGTTATAATGATTGATTTCCAAAACTTCAAAGACATTGCTCTTCCCTTAGGTGACCACTTTGAGGACGATGTTCTGAATAAATTTGCCGATACGATCATAAATGATTTGAGAAAAACAGATTATACAGGAAAGACGAAATCAGATGAATTTATAATTATTTTACCAAATACCACTCTTAAAAAAGGCGAATTGGTTTTGTCTAGAATAAAAAACAAAATAAATTCCGCCCCTTTGGCCAATGAGTATTTCCTCACATGTTTCAGTGCTAGCATCCTTGGTGTACATGATAAAAATATGGAATTTTATGATGCTCATCAAATTTTTAAATCAATTAATGATCTCATGCATTTTGGAAGAGTTTATGAAAAGACCTATATAAACCCAAAAGTAAAGACTGCCAAAAGTTTAAAGGAAATCTAAATAGTATTCGTAGTCCTAATTAGGGAAAATATTATTTAAACTACGGTGGCAGGGGTGATTTTATGCTTACATTCAAAATTATTACAGGTATTATAATATTTATACTGACTTTTTCCATGATAATATCAGAAAAAGTTCCACCCTCACTCTCTGCTATTATCGGTGGTGGAGCTATGATAATATTGAGAATAATAGATGAACACGAGGCCCTTCTGGCAATAAGCAGAAACTTAGAGATTTTACTCCTCCTCATGGGTTTAATGATGATAGTCAGTATAATGTCTGAAACTGGAATGTTTCAGTATTTATCTATAAAAGTGGCACAAAAAGCAAAGGGTGACCCTGTGAGAATAATGGCATTCTTAGGTCTAGGTACAGCCATATGTTCAGCTTTTTTGGACAATGTCACCACAGTACTGCTGGTGGCTCCTATCTCCATACTTCTGGCAGAGCAATTAAAAATAAAGTCACTACCATTTCTTATTGTGGAGATCTTCTCTGCAAATATAGGTGGCGCGGCTACACTTATTGGAGATCCTCCCAACCTTATTATCGGGAGTATGGCTGGTTTTAAATTCAATGATTTTATATATAACCTGGCTCCTTTGGTAATAATAAACCTTGCTGTATTGATATTTACAATGGTCTTTATCTTCAAAGATCAAATGGAGGTCACCAGGGTTTCAAAGGCAAAAATAATGGAGATGGAAGCAGAGAGGGTTATAAAAGATAAATCCCTTCTCATAAAATCTATGGCTGTTTTTACACTGGTAATAACAGGTTTTCTTACTCATACATCTACAGGGCTTGGCCTTGCCACAATTTCTATAATGGGAGCAGGGATGCTGATTTTAATATCGAAAAAAAGTCCTGAAGATATTTTTAATCACATCGAGTGGCCTACAATATTTTTTCTTTCAGGGCTATTCGTCCTCGTAGATGGGATCGAAAATATCGGTGTCATAGAAAGAATCGGAGAGCACGTGGTGAATATAACCAAGGGAAATCTAAATTTTACTGCAGTATTGACGCTTTGGTTTTCCTCGCTTTTATCGCCCTTTATGGGTGCCGTACCTTATACCATATCCTTTGCCAAGGTAATCACAGAGATATCCCCAAATTTTGTTGGGAATACAAATGTACTCTGGTGGTCTCTCTCTCTAGGAGCATGTCTTGGAGGAAATATGACCATTGTAGGAGCTGCGGCCAATGTTGTAGGAGCAGGAATAGCTTCAAAAAGTGGAAATCCCATAACTTTTAAAGAATTTTTCAAATATGGATCCCTAGTGGTCCTTCAGTCTACAATACTGAGTACCGTATATATACTCCTCAGGTATTAAAAAAAGAATAATAATAAAAGTAGGCACCCCGGAGTTCTCTCTGGGTTTTTTTATTATTACTGTTCTTCTATATAGTCTTTGAATATGGTATGATTTATAATGAAAATTTTATTTTTGAGGTGGTAAAAATATGAAGTTTACCTATGGCGAATATGGCAAAGATATATTAAAAGATCTAAATGATGATGGGAAATCTGTATTTGTTTTTTCTGACAACACTCTGAAAAACTTTGCGGAAGGTAGAGCAGTAAATAATTTTTTTAGAAGAAACAGCCTCTATACCACCATGAGCTCTATGCTAGAGTATCTCCTTCCTGAAGAACGTCTGGTAATAAGAGAAGAAAAGCGTACCCTGTTATTTTACAGGGCTATACCTGAAGATTTAAAGAAAAAACACAACATAAACTCATACTACGATATCATCGACTTGGGAGAGAACTTCTTGAAGTTCTACAGAGAGCTCAGAGAATATCTAATAAAAGACCTAAAAAATCTCCAGAAATGGCAGGAAGAATATCTTCAAGATTTAGAGATCATTAAAGACAATTATATGGAACTTTTAAATAGATATAAATATATTCCACAGGACTGGGCAAGTGATCTGAATAATTATTCTTTGGATTCTTTTGAAAATTATGAAAAATTTGTCTTTGTTGATATATCTTTTTTTACTCCCCTTGAAAAAAAGATAATAGAAAAACTCTCTGAAACCTTTGAAATAGAGTTTATTCTACAGATGGCAGAGGATGACTTCTGTGAAAAAAAGCTAAAGATCAAAAAATTTACATTTCCTGAAAAAGCAGATGGTATAGAGGTCATTGAAGTTTCTGATGAGATGCACCAGCTGATTAATCTCATGGATATTATGAAAGAAAACAAAATAGAACTTTTTTCTCAAATCCCTGAAAACAACATATACCCTATATTTGCACCTCGAATTTTTACAGGTCATAAAAATATCCTTAAAAATACAGACCTATACCGTTTTATGGAATTACAGTATGAAATTCTTTCTGGGATAACAGAAAAAATATACCAAGGTGAAAATGGAAAAAATAAAATTTTGTACTTTCCCTCTCAGACTATTTTAAAGGCCCTGGAGAACAGTATATTTTCTGATTACTATTCATTTAGTCAGGAAGAGATAAATTTCTTTATGAAAATAATAGAAAATGAATATCAGTATATAACAAAGGATTTTATAGATAAAGATGAACTCCCACGGATCATTTTAGATAGAAAAAAAATAACAGAGGATACCGAAGAAAAAATATCTGGCTTTATAGAGAAACTTTCCCGGATAATTGAGGATATCTGTCAAATAAGAAAAGTCTCTGGTGCTGGAGAACTAATAAAACTAATGGAAAATAAAGAGTTTTTCAAATTTACCAATCTAGATGAAGATATCTACATAGATTCTATAAACAAGTATTTTGAGGCACTCTCTGAGGTAAAGTCCTTAGAGATGTTGGAGATGCACACCACTTGGAAAGACTACTTTGGTGAAAACCCGGCAGAACCTCTATACAAACTTCTCCTTAAATATATGCAGCTTAAAGAGGTTAAACTTTCTAGCCGAAAGGACCTTACTCCTACAAAAATAAAATCTTTTGGAGAGGAAGGCTCTTGTTTAAAGGAAACTGGAGTTTACATAGATATTTCTGGAAAAACTCTCCCAGGAAAAAACACAAGAGATTTTCTCCTCACAGAAATCCAGAGAGAGGAAAACGGACTTTTATCCTCAGAAGAAAAAAGGCTCCATGAAAAATACAGGTTTTTTCAGAGTCTATTCAACTGTAAAAAAGCATGGGTCTTCAGCATGAAAAATGAAGAAAATGATCTAGACACCTCTCCATTTATAGAGGAGTTTATGCTAAACTACAAGCTGCAAACTACAAGGCCTAAATATGATCAAAATGATCTCCTGTCCATGGCAAGAACTTTTTTCAAAGGCAGCTCTTCTGCAAAAAAAGAAATTACAATAAACTCTCTTCCAAAAAATGACGGTGATTTTCCTGAAGAAACTATAAGACTTGGAAGTTATGATTACTCTCTTCTGTCACTTTGTCCATATAAATTTTATCTCCAAAAGGTGGCATCTTTAGAATACCAGACTAGAGAGTTAGAATCAAAACTTTCCCCTAGAATCATAGGGATA
It contains:
- a CDS encoding diguanylate cyclase, whose product is MKINKTLIISVFVGAPIIYINLKVFFENLGLDSTLYFLYILIFVIAVVMGVCVVNFFVKLNKKKKRKFFPSETDSKYIYHRGEEKIEIFEREITKRKEIKKRLKNNLIRIPNERLFDGKNILKKLDHEIIKAKTDGLPLVVIMIDFQNFKDIALPLGDHFEDDVLNKFADTIINDLRKTDYTGKTKSDEFIIILPNTTLKKGELVLSRIKNKINSAPLANEYFLTCFSASILGVHDKNMEFYDAHQIFKSINDLMHFGRVYEKTYINPKVKTAKSLKEI
- a CDS encoding mechanosensitive ion channel domain-containing protein yields the protein MKELIIELLKRNGVGSQLSQYIGYMILICMVIIAAVVADLISKKVILIAVEKLVKKTKNRFDDIFMEKKGFRYLSQIAPAIVIYLSAGMFPLIKTGLHKLSLIYLIIITIIVLFKLMESIEEVYSGLNISKERPIKGYIQVFQMIATIIGGIMIISNLMNKSPWKLLSGIGAVTAIVLLIFKDSILGFVAGIQLAANNMIRIGDWIEMPKYNADGDVIEINLTTVKVCNFDKTITTIPVYAFISDSFKNWRGMSESGGRRIKRPIYIDASTIKICTNEMIEKYKKISYISEYVEEKSLEVDEYNKNKNIDISQTVNGRRLTNIGTFRHYVLSYLKNNPEINQNMTLLVRQLEITPQGLPIEIYAFSKDVVWQNYEKIQSDIFDHLLAVLPEFDLKVFQNPSGNDFKNSLLGINNSGLQ
- a CDS encoding ArsB/NhaD family transporter, yielding MLTFKIITGIIIFILTFSMIISEKVPPSLSAIIGGGAMIILRIIDEHEALLAISRNLEILLLLMGLMMIVSIMSETGMFQYLSIKVAQKAKGDPVRIMAFLGLGTAICSAFLDNVTTVLLVAPISILLAEQLKIKSLPFLIVEIFSANIGGAATLIGDPPNLIIGSMAGFKFNDFIYNLAPLVIINLAVLIFTMVFIFKDQMEVTRVSKAKIMEMEAERVIKDKSLLIKSMAVFTLVITGFLTHTSTGLGLATISIMGAGMLILISKKSPEDIFNHIEWPTIFFLSGLFVLVDGIENIGVIERIGEHVVNITKGNLNFTAVLTLWFSSLLSPFMGAVPYTISFAKVITEISPNFVGNTNVLWWSLSLGACLGGNMTIVGAAANVVGAGIASKSGNPITFKEFFKYGSLVVLQSTILSTVYILLRY
- a CDS encoding PD-(D/E)XK nuclease family protein, which gives rise to MKFTYGEYGKDILKDLNDDGKSVFVFSDNTLKNFAEGRAVNNFFRRNSLYTTMSSMLEYLLPEERLVIREEKRTLLFYRAIPEDLKKKHNINSYYDIIDLGENFLKFYRELREYLIKDLKNLQKWQEEYLQDLEIIKDNYMELLNRYKYIPQDWASDLNNYSLDSFENYEKFVFVDISFFTPLEKKIIEKLSETFEIEFILQMAEDDFCEKKLKIKKFTFPEKADGIEVIEVSDEMHQLINLMDIMKENKIELFSQIPENNIYPIFAPRIFTGHKNILKNTDLYRFMELQYEILSGITEKIYQGENGKNKILYFPSQTILKALENSIFSDYYSFSQEEINFFMKIIENEYQYITKDFIDKDELPRIILDRKKITEDTEEKISGFIEKLSRIIEDICQIRKVSGAGELIKLMENKEFFKFTNLDEDIYIDSINKYFEALSEVKSLEMLEMHTTWKDYFGENPAEPLYKLLLKYMQLKEVKLSSRKDLTPTKIKSFGEEGSCLKETGVYIDISGKTLPGKNTRDFLLTEIQREENGLLSSEEKRLHEKYRFFQSLFNCKKAWVFSMKNEENDLDTSPFIEEFMLNYKLQTTRPKYDQNDLLSMARTFFKGSSSAKKEITINSLPKNDGDFPEETIRLGSYDYSLLSLCPYKFYLQKVASLEYQTRELESKLSPRIIGIIIHEVMEEVANEKKDDVKKGDFSLDRIDIVGLIRKALYKRRLQIPFHLDNYYKEIMFPVFIEGIKGFYKMLGKVIGDQNVISFSGEKSKKEKLMDENLKVILSGRIDLIIEGSQDNYILDYKTGQGDPRQLDFYSILYYGEENKAKKYIFNAWNGKLEDFSSRKNPLTYGDMKNQLREFISTPIYKRTEKHSTCSRCEYQQVCRMRWEDEK